The following coding sequences are from one Ammoniphilus sp. CFH 90114 window:
- a CDS encoding 1,2-phenylacetyl-CoA epoxidase subunit B yields MSNQEIKDYDVYEVFSQKDLTSKFESQFSLLAPNPEIALSMAQDNFMRREEVPANLFVVKRDHIHYMSPENRQALLRLENKDYRQPAHYGYIPSKWRELKEKNTPSAKV; encoded by the coding sequence ATGAGTAACCAAGAAATCAAAGATTATGATGTATACGAGGTCTTCAGCCAGAAGGATTTAACGTCGAAGTTTGAGAGCCAGTTCAGCTTACTGGCTCCAAACCCTGAGATTGCTTTAAGTATGGCACAGGATAACTTCATGCGAAGAGAAGAAGTACCAGCCAATCTTTTTGTCGTCAAGAGAGATCATATTCACTACATGTCTCCTGAGAACCGCCAAGCACTTCTTCGCCTTGAGAATAAGGACTATCGTCAGCCAGCTCACTATGGATACATTCCATCGAAGTGGCGTGAGTTAAAAGAAAAAAACACACCAAGTGCAAAAGTGTAA
- the paaA gene encoding 1,2-phenylacetyl-CoA epoxidase subunit PaaA, translating to MVEKAEMVTTQEEQAKYNEFIAKIGRGEKIEADDWMPEDYRIQLIKLIAMHGLSEIMGAFPEKEWVPKTPTLKRKLSLMAKVQDEVGHGQLLIRVAEDLMKPLGKSREDIMSDLFSGKLKFHNVFHMETKSWADAALIGWLVDGAAIVTQKMLAHTSYAPYARALKRIILEERFHAYHGEDMVIALGDGTEMQREMMQDALNRWWPALLMFFGPPEEGGLKSNQEQNIRYKIRYKTNEELRQEFLDKYVPQIQALGLKVPDENIYYDEEKQKWVYTHADYTYLRDVIAKNQGPRSQNRLNLRKIGFENNAWVREALLKKQEEIS from the coding sequence GAAATACAATGAGTTTATTGCAAAGATTGGACGTGGAGAAAAGATTGAGGCAGACGATTGGATGCCAGAAGATTACCGTATTCAGTTGATTAAACTTATCGCTATGCATGGTCTTAGCGAGATTATGGGAGCGTTTCCCGAGAAGGAGTGGGTACCTAAGACTCCTACCTTAAAGAGAAAGCTATCCCTCATGGCTAAGGTTCAAGATGAAGTTGGACACGGACAATTACTCATTCGTGTTGCGGAAGATTTAATGAAGCCACTGGGTAAGTCCAGAGAGGATATTATGTCTGATTTATTCTCCGGTAAATTGAAGTTCCACAACGTCTTCCATATGGAAACGAAGAGTTGGGCAGATGCTGCACTCATTGGTTGGCTAGTGGATGGAGCTGCGATCGTTACACAGAAGATGTTGGCTCATACCTCTTATGCGCCATACGCTCGTGCACTGAAGCGAATTATCCTAGAAGAAAGATTCCATGCTTACCATGGTGAAGATATGGTTATCGCTCTTGGCGACGGTACGGAGATGCAACGTGAGATGATGCAAGACGCATTAAACCGTTGGTGGCCAGCTCTGTTAATGTTCTTCGGTCCACCAGAAGAAGGCGGACTCAAGAGTAACCAAGAACAAAATATTCGTTACAAGATCAGATATAAGACAAATGAGGAGTTAAGACAAGAATTCCTTGATAAATATGTCCCACAAATCCAAGCACTTGGACTCAAGGTCCCAGACGAGAATATCTATTACGATGAAGAAAAACAAAAATGGGTATATACTCATGCCGATTACACTTACTTAAGAGATGTTATTGCCAAGAACCAAGGGCCGCGCTCTCAGAACCGCTTGAACCTTCGTAAGATCGGCTTCGAGAATAATGCCTGGGTAAGAGAAGCTCTACTTAAAAAGCAAGAGGAAATCAGCTAG